DNA sequence from the Alkalilimnicola ehrlichii MLHE-1 genome:
CGGCCAGACGGGGACAGGATGCCCGGACGTGGCTGAACGCAGGCTGAACGGCGACACGAACGGCTGGACGGTGGTGGTGGCGTTGGTGCGGGCGCCGGGGCGGGGATCGTCCGCTGGGGCGACTTATGCGCACCGAGCAACGCAGGGAAAAATCGGGAAAAGCGCGTGCCTGTTCGAGCGAAGCGAGTTCACGCGCGCCGATTTTTCCCGAGTAGCGCAGGGAACCCCCGAAGGGGGTGCGCATTTGGAGCCCCGGGGGACGACCCCCCGCCCCGGCGCCCGCGCCAACACCACGACTTGGTTTAGAATGGCCCCATGGCCAAACGACTGATGAACCTTCGCAACGTCCCCACCGACGAGGCGGACGAGGTGCGCGACCTGCTGACCCGGGAAGGGATCGATTTCTACGAGACGCCGCCCAACCGCTGGGGCCTGAGCGCCGGCGGTATCTGGCTGCGCGACGAGACCCAATACACCGAGGCCCGCCGCCTGCTGGACGACTACCAGCGCGAACGCCAGCGCCGCGCGCGCGAGGCCTACGAACAACAAAGGCGGGACGGCACCGCCGAGACGGTGACCAGCCTGTTCCTGCGCAACCCGCTCAAGGTGATCCTCTACCTGGGCATCGTCGGCACCATCCTCTACTTCTCCATCCGACCGTTCTTCTCCCTGGGGGCGGGCTGACCGGCCCCCGCAACGGATCAAGGGCTGCCATGACCACTGCGCCACGCGACCTCTGGCCCCATTGCGGCTATACGACCCTGCAGGCCACCGCCGGCGGCCTGCGCCCCACGGCCGATCTCTACCGCCACCTGCTGCGCCGCCCTGAGCTTGCCCCGCCGGAAGAGGCCGCCGCGGCGGAACAACGTCTCCACCGCCGGCTGCTGGATGACCCCCTGCTGCCGCTCAACGCAACGGTGCTCCAGACCCTGGGCGACCCCGACGCCGAGGCCAATTACCAGGTCTACCGCGGGTTCCGCGACCTGCTCGAAGAGGCCGGTACCCTGGAGGTGGCCTACCTGCGCATCGCCCGTGGCCAGACCGACGGCCCGGTGCCCCCGGTGTTGATGGACTGGCTGGCCCAACTCATCGTCCGCCACCTGCTGGGCCCGCAGCCCGATGCCTTCCGCGCCCGCGCCGGCGAGCTCTTCTTCCGCGAGCAGAAGGTGGCCCTGGAAGGCGGTGTGGTGTTGGCCGACCACGCCTACCTGGAGACTCAACGGGGCACCCCCGGCGGCCCCGACATCCTCCAGTCGCTGCTGCGCGAGGCGCAGGGCCTGGCTGCGGATGGCCGGCCAACCCTGGACGTGCTGAACATGGAGACGGCAGCGCACTACCTGGAAGCGAGCGAGGCCCACGACCTGGCCTTGGATATCAGCTACGACAGCCCCGGTCTGCTGGCACTGGCCGGGCTGCTACGGGATTGGCTGTACCACTTCACCGGGCTGGAAGGCCGGCTGGCACCGGTGAAGGCCATCGACGACCATCGCTGGCGCTGGCATGTGGGCCTGGACGCCGCCAGTACCGATCTGCTCAACCGCCTCTACCAGGGGCACGAACCGCGCCCCGAGGAACAGCGCCAGATTCTGGCCCTGTTCACCCTGGAGTTGGACGACCAGGCACGGCTACGACCCGACGCGGTCGGCTACCCGGTGCACCTGGGGCTGGCGATGAGCCGCCAGGGTTTTCTGCGCCTCAAGCCGCAGAACTTGCTGATCAACCTGCCCCTGCGCGAGGACGGCTGAAGCCCGCCCGCAGCCGCTCGACCAGCGTAGGCTCCAGCCAGTAGCGGGGCCGCCAGGGCCGGCCGTGAACGAAACCCAGATGGCCGCCACCCGGGCTCAGGGCCAATCGCACCCAGGGTGACAGGGCGCCGGGCGGCGGCAGGGTGGCGGCCGGGCAGAAGGGGTCGTCGGCGGCGTTGATCATCAGCGTGGGCACCCGGATGCCATCCAGGCGCTGTTCCGGGGCACAGCGGCGGTAGTAATCGGCGGCGCCGGCAAAGCCATGGAGCGGGGCGGTGAGCCGGTCGTCGAAGGCCCACAGGCTGCGGACCCGCAGCGCCGCCTCGATCTGTGGCGGGGCGCAGCCAGCGGCCCGCTTGCGGCGCAGCATGGCCTTGAGGTCGCGGACCATGGCCCACTGGTAGAGGCGGGCGAACCCCTGATCCAGCCGGCGCGCGCATTCGGCGAGCCTCAGCGGGGCCGAGACCACCACCGCCGTCGCCACCCCGGCCTCTGCCCCCGTCCGGCCGAGCCAGTTCAAGGCCACAATCCCCCCCATGGAGAAGCCCACCAGCGCCAGCGGCCGGTCGGGGTGGCGACGGCGGATGTAATCCACGGCCTGTTGCAGATCGCCGGTCTCACCGGCATGGAAGAACCGGGGCAGACGGTTGGGCCGACCACCGGCGCCACGCGCCTCCATCACCACCGACCCCATCCCCGCCTGCGCCAGGGCGGCCTTAAGCGCGAGCACGTAGGTGGAGCGGGCGGAGCCGGCCAGGCCGTGCAAGATGAGCACCAGCGGGCCACCGGCCGGATCAGGCCCCCAGACGAGGTTCAGCACATCCCCATCCGGCAGGGCCAGACGCTCCGCCGCCTGCCGGACCCGGGGCGGCCGGCGGACCAGCGCCGGCCACAGGGTCTGGGCATGGGGGTTGGCCAGCCACGCCGGCGGGGTGAACGGCGGCGGGTTCAGCGGCTCAGGCATTCCACCCGGTCACGTCCCAGGTGCTTGGCCCGGTACAGGGCCTCGTCGGCCCGCCGCACGAGGGTCCTGCAGGTGTCGTCATCGCGCAGGGCGCAGACCCCGAAACTGGCCGTCACCGGTGCGCCGTGGGGAAAGCGGTGGGCGGCCACCCGCTCGCGCAGCTTCTCCGCCAGCTCACCGGCCGCCGCCAGCGGCGTTTCCGGCAACAGCACCATGAACTCCTCCCCGCCCCAGCGGGCGACGGTGTCGGCGGTGCGCACGTTGGCCAGCACCAGCCCGGCCAGAGCCTGGAGCACGGCATCACCCGCCTCGTGGCCATGCGCGTCATTGACGGCCTTAAAGTGGTCCAGGTCAAACATCAGCAGGGACAGCGCACCACCATAGCGCCGGCAGCGCTCATAGTCCCGCTCCAGGAGTTGCTCGAAGCTGAGGCGGTTGGCCAGCCCAGTGAGGGCGTCGGTGGTGGCGGCACGCTTCAGTTCCTCCTCCATCCGCACCCGCTCCGTGATGTCCTTGCCGGTGGCCACGTAACGCACCACCTGGCCCTGGTCCGCCCGCACGGGGGTGATACTCTGCTCCAGGTAGAACAGCGCTCCGGAACGGTTGCGGTTCAGGAAGGTGCCGCGGAAGGTCTCGCCGCGCTCCAAGGTGGTCCAAAGGTCCCGGTAAAAGCGGGCACTCTGCTCACCGGAGTTGAGCACAGCCGGGGTCTCGCCGAGCACCTCATCGCGGCGGTACCCGGTGATTTGCTCGAAGCCGCGATTGACGTAGACGATGCACCCCTCGGTGTCGGTGATGAGGATGCTGGCAGCGGAGGACTCCACCGCGGTGCTCAACAGTCGCGCCTCCTGCTCCAACTCGCGCTCGTGGGTGACATCCCGCTGGATCGACAACCAGGCGGTGATCCGGCCGCTATCGTCGCGCACCGGCGAGATCAACCACTCCACGTGGTAAGGCCGGCCGTCCTTGCGGTAATTGATGGCACTGCCCTCGAACCCCTGCCCCGCCGCCAGCCGCTGGCGCAGGGTCCGGAGCACCGCCGGATCGGTCGCCGCACCCTGCAGGATCTTGGGCGTGTGTCCGATCAGCTCCTCCCGCGTGTAGCCGGTCATGCGCTCGAAGGCGGCGTTGACATAACGGATCCGCTGCCCGGCACCCTCCAGCCCGGGGTCGGTGACCACGACGGCGTTGTAGGACTGCTCCACCGCCGCCCTCAACAGGCTCTCATCCAGCCCCTGCTCCATATCCGGACCTCGACCATGGGTGTCCCTAAGGTGTTTATGGTAGCGGATGTCGGCTCCGATTGTTCGGTGTGGTGGGGGAATGCCGCTGTGATGCAGTGACCGCCCCCTGCGACGCACCCTGATGTGCCATGATCATGGCGAGACAAGCCATCCAGCGGGGTAACGGCCAGCGGCCCGCCACCACCCCGCGAGCGGAGGATCGCCGGTCATGCCACAACCGCCCCAATCACCGCCCGCCCCCTCACCTCGCCGGTCACAGCCGCGGGGCCGCC
Encoded proteins:
- a CDS encoding DUF6164 family protein, producing the protein MAKRLMNLRNVPTDEADEVRDLLTREGIDFYETPPNRWGLSAGGIWLRDETQYTEARRLLDDYQRERQRRAREAYEQQRRDGTAETVTSLFLRNPLKVILYLGIVGTILYFSIRPFFSLGAG
- a CDS encoding DUF6352 family protein, which codes for MTTAPRDLWPHCGYTTLQATAGGLRPTADLYRHLLRRPELAPPEEAAAAEQRLHRRLLDDPLLPLNATVLQTLGDPDAEANYQVYRGFRDLLEEAGTLEVAYLRIARGQTDGPVPPVLMDWLAQLIVRHLLGPQPDAFRARAGELFFREQKVALEGGVVLADHAYLETQRGTPGGPDILQSLLREAQGLAADGRPTLDVLNMETAAHYLEASEAHDLALDISYDSPGLLALAGLLRDWLYHFTGLEGRLAPVKAIDDHRWRWHVGLDAASTDLLNRLYQGHEPRPEEQRQILALFTLELDDQARLRPDAVGYPVHLGLAMSRQGFLRLKPQNLLINLPLREDG
- a CDS encoding hydrolase, giving the protein MPEPLNPPPFTPPAWLANPHAQTLWPALVRRPPRVRQAAERLALPDGDVLNLVWGPDPAGGPLVLILHGLAGSARSTYVLALKAALAQAGMGSVVMEARGAGGRPNRLPRFFHAGETGDLQQAVDYIRRRHPDRPLALVGFSMGGIVALNWLGRTGAEAGVATAVVVSAPLRLAECARRLDQGFARLYQWAMVRDLKAMLRRKRAAGCAPPQIEAALRVRSLWAFDDRLTAPLHGFAGAADYYRRCAPEQRLDGIRVPTLMINAADDPFCPAATLPPPGALSPWVRLALSPGGGHLGFVHGRPWRPRYWLEPTLVERLRAGFSRPRAGAG
- a CDS encoding sensor domain-containing diguanylate cyclase, which gives rise to MEQGLDESLLRAAVEQSYNAVVVTDPGLEGAGQRIRYVNAAFERMTGYTREELIGHTPKILQGAATDPAVLRTLRQRLAAGQGFEGSAINYRKDGRPYHVEWLISPVRDDSGRITAWLSIQRDVTHERELEQEARLLSTAVESSAASILITDTEGCIVYVNRGFEQITGYRRDEVLGETPAVLNSGEQSARFYRDLWTTLERGETFRGTFLNRNRSGALFYLEQSITPVRADQGQVVRYVATGKDITERVRMEEELKRAATTDALTGLANRLSFEQLLERDYERCRRYGGALSLLMFDLDHFKAVNDAHGHEAGDAVLQALAGLVLANVRTADTVARWGGEEFMVLLPETPLAAAGELAEKLRERVAAHRFPHGAPVTASFGVCALRDDDTCRTLVRRADEALYRAKHLGRDRVECLSR